The following coding sequences lie in one Thermomicrobium sp. 4228-Ro genomic window:
- the dnaG gene encoding DNA primase has product MAREDVERVREAIDIVELIGSSIHLQKAGKNFKALCPFHQEKTPSFYVFPDTQSFYCFGCGASGDAITFVMRTEQLGFREALERLAERAGITLQSYRTQEHEGDERRQRLLELNRLAAAWFAHILWSTAFGEPARAYLDRRGVDRATAERFGLGFAPDAPAALLRYLTQRGATVDELVQVGLVVRRDDGSVVDRFRNRVIFPIRDRQGRILGFGGRTLGDVQPKYLNSPQTLLFDKSSVLYGLDLAEEAIRAQRTAIVVEGYLDAITAHQFGYTNTVASLGTALTERQGKLLRRLADRILLALDADAAGRQATLRGLELLRTALADTERPVADPRQLIRFERTLGIELAVVVLPEGFDPDELIRQDRARWEAALTQPVPLVDYYLDAVLGSQPPAHPRAAAELLERVAPLLLELGDPVQLDLYTRVVAFRLRLPEETVRRFLASYRRRPAKTSTTANGQQPKQRPLTTEQQFVALLLRYPDAAVAFLDEIDQESLLDVRHREIVDTLRRTPSQLDPSWPEDLADYVTFLRERVAAQPDLPLPLARQALRDALRRLRRERHDERLRSLLSDVRAAEQSGDRAALRNALKLIEALKQRFPEFYPDRSPYFRDTRDPVT; this is encoded by the coding sequence ATGGCACGCGAAGACGTCGAGCGGGTACGAGAAGCCATCGATATCGTCGAACTCATCGGGAGCAGCATCCACCTGCAAAAGGCCGGAAAGAACTTCAAGGCGCTCTGCCCGTTCCATCAGGAAAAGACGCCCTCCTTTTACGTCTTTCCGGATACACAGTCCTTTTACTGCTTCGGTTGCGGCGCGAGCGGCGACGCCATCACCTTCGTCATGCGCACCGAGCAGCTGGGTTTCCGGGAAGCACTGGAGCGGCTGGCCGAGCGAGCCGGTATCACGCTTCAGTCGTACCGCACCCAGGAGCACGAAGGAGACGAGCGACGCCAGCGACTCCTCGAACTCAATCGCCTAGCCGCTGCCTGGTTCGCCCATATTCTCTGGTCGACCGCTTTCGGCGAACCTGCTCGGGCCTATCTCGATCGCCGCGGCGTCGACCGGGCGACAGCCGAACGCTTCGGACTCGGGTTCGCGCCCGATGCTCCGGCGGCATTGCTCCGCTACTTGACACAGCGTGGTGCAACGGTCGACGAACTCGTCCAGGTCGGTCTCGTCGTGCGACGCGACGACGGTTCGGTCGTCGATCGCTTTCGGAATCGCGTGATCTTCCCGATTCGGGATCGGCAGGGTCGCATCCTCGGTTTCGGTGGCCGGACGCTCGGTGATGTCCAGCCGAAGTACCTGAATTCACCGCAGACACTCCTGTTCGACAAAAGTAGCGTGCTCTACGGGCTCGATCTCGCCGAGGAGGCGATCCGCGCCCAGCGTACCGCGATCGTGGTCGAGGGATACCTGGATGCCATCACTGCCCACCAGTTCGGGTACACGAATACCGTCGCCTCGCTCGGCACCGCACTGACGGAACGGCAGGGCAAGCTGCTCCGCCGCCTGGCTGATCGGATTCTCCTAGCCCTGGATGCCGACGCTGCCGGGAGGCAAGCGACACTGCGCGGGCTCGAACTCCTGCGTACCGCGCTCGCTGACACCGAGCGGCCAGTCGCCGATCCCCGTCAACTCATCCGGTTCGAGCGAACGCTCGGCATCGAACTCGCGGTCGTCGTCCTGCCGGAGGGTTTCGACCCGGACGAGCTGATCCGGCAGGATCGTGCCCGCTGGGAGGCAGCACTCACTCAGCCAGTACCGCTCGTCGACTACTACCTCGATGCCGTGCTGGGGTCGCAACCGCCGGCACACCCGCGGGCAGCGGCAGAACTCCTGGAACGCGTCGCACCCCTGCTGCTCGAACTCGGCGATCCGGTGCAGCTCGACCTGTACACCCGTGTCGTCGCGTTCCGTCTGCGCCTACCCGAAGAGACGGTACGGCGGTTCCTCGCCTCGTACCGCCGTCGACCAGCCAAGACGAGCACCACCGCGAACGGCCAGCAGCCCAAGCAGCGACCACTGACGACCGAGCAGCAGTTCGTCGCACTCCTGCTACGCTACCCGGACGCCGCCGTTGCCTTCCTCGACGAGATCGATCAGGAGAGCCTGCTCGACGTGCGCCATCGTGAGATCGTGGACACGCTCCGGCGCACACCGAGCCAGCTCGACCCCAGTTGGCCCGAGGACCTCGCCGACTATGTCACGTTTCTCCGCGAACGAGTCGCCGCGCAACCCGACCTGCCGCTGCCGCTCGCCCGACAAGCGCTGCGCGATGCGCTCCGTCGGCTCCGCCGCGAACGGCACGACGAGCGACTCCGCTCCCTCCTGAGCGACGTGCGTGCCGCCGAGCAGAGCGGCGATCGGGCAGCCTTGCGGAACGCGCTGAAACTGATCGAGGCACTCAAGCAGCGCTTTCCGGAGTTCTATCCAGACCGTAGCCCCTATTTCCGCGACACGCGCGACCCGGTCACGTGA
- the dapB gene encoding 4-hydroxy-tetrahydrodipicolinate reductase, whose translation MLRIGVIGITGRMGQAVLDVAAGTHDIAAVAGFVRPGRDTTALRRSLPPSLLLTDALPDLMRLVDVVIDFSHPDLTLAAARAAAASGVPLVTGTTGLAEAHRAALCEAAQHVPIVHAANFSVGIAVLLRLLPELARTLAEWDIEVIERHHRAKRDAPSGTAIRLVQAMSRARAETPLTYVYGRGPGEALRQPGEVGLHAVRAGGEVGRHTVLLASDDEGLEITHWAQSRRAYARGALEAARRIRNRPPGLYSFSELLFS comes from the coding sequence ATGCTCCGGATCGGCGTCATCGGCATCACCGGGCGAATGGGTCAGGCGGTCCTCGACGTCGCGGCGGGCACTCACGACATCGCGGCGGTCGCTGGCTTCGTCCGCCCCGGCCGGGATACCACGGCCCTGCGACGATCGCTGCCACCGTCCCTGCTCCTCACCGATGCACTTCCCGATCTCATGCGCCTCGTCGACGTGGTGATCGACTTCAGCCATCCTGACCTCACGCTGGCCGCAGCGCGAGCTGCGGCTGCATCCGGCGTGCCGCTGGTCACCGGTACCACTGGTCTCGCTGAGGCACACCGAGCTGCCCTGTGCGAAGCGGCACAACATGTACCGATCGTCCATGCTGCGAACTTCAGTGTCGGAATTGCCGTGCTGCTCCGTCTCCTTCCCGAACTGGCGCGGACGCTCGCAGAGTGGGACATCGAGGTGATCGAGCGGCACCACCGGGCCAAGCGCGATGCGCCGTCCGGCACCGCCATCAGGCTCGTCCAGGCGATGAGCCGCGCGCGGGCCGAGACACCGCTGACGTACGTCTACGGGCGCGGACCGGGCGAAGCACTGCGACAACCGGGCGAGGTCGGACTGCATGCCGTCCGCGCCGGTGGCGAAGTGGGACGACACACCGTTCTCCTCGCCAGCGATGACGAGGGACTGGAGATCACGCACTGGGCACAGAGCCGTCGCGCCTACGCGCGCGGTGCGCTCGAGGCAGCGCGTCGCATACGCAACCGGCCGCCTGGTCTCTATAGCTTCAGTGAGCTGCTTTTCAGCTGA
- a CDS encoding SCO family protein — protein sequence MPTRPWLRRLVFAELIAIALVLLVTGWFYWRSRATTLNGIELDPPQDIPSVTLQGSDGQAHTLGDFRGKLVVVFFGYTHCPDVCPTTASTMARARALLGNDAGRVQLVFVSVDPERDTPERLAGYLAKYDPTFLGLTGDETAIQQLATAFGVHYAKVESNSALGYLVEHTSSTFVLDTEGRLRAVLPFGLTPEQVASDLRALLKS from the coding sequence ATGCCGACTCGACCGTGGCTCCGTCGACTCGTCTTCGCCGAACTCATCGCGATCGCCCTCGTCCTGCTCGTCACCGGTTGGTTCTACTGGCGATCCCGCGCCACGACACTGAACGGGATCGAACTCGACCCGCCGCAGGACATCCCGAGCGTCACGCTCCAGGGGAGCGACGGGCAAGCGCACACGCTCGGCGATTTCCGAGGGAAGCTCGTCGTCGTCTTCTTCGGCTACACGCACTGCCCGGACGTCTGCCCGACCACCGCTTCCACGATGGCACGCGCTCGAGCCCTCCTCGGGAACGATGCCGGTCGTGTCCAGCTCGTCTTCGTCTCGGTCGATCCCGAACGGGACACGCCCGAGCGGTTGGCGGGCTACCTCGCCAAGTACGACCCGACCTTTCTCGGGTTGACCGGTGACGAGACGGCGATCCAACAACTCGCGACCGCCTTCGGTGTCCACTATGCCAAGGTCGAGTCGAACTCGGCACTGGGCTACCTGGTCGAGCACACGTCGTCGACCTTCGTGCTCGACACGGAGGGACGCCTCCGTGCCGTCCTGCCCTTCGGACTGACACCGGAGCAAGTGGCGAGCGACCTCCGCGCACTGCTGAAGTCCTGA
- the dapA gene encoding 4-hydroxy-tetrahydrodipicolinate synthase, protein MLEGTFVALITPFTSEGIDERALARLVDWLIDQGVDGLVPCGTTGETPSLTEDEWRRVATLVIERAAGRVPVIVGTGTNSTTTSIARTRAARELGADAAMVVTPYYNKPQQEGLFRHVVAIADAVDLPLVLYNVPGRTGVNLAPETARRIVEQAPVIAIKESSGSLDQVSELVLALGDRCAVLSGDDSLTLPIIAVGGRGVISVVANVAPRAMSDLVRAALRGDVERARALHHELFPLARALFLETNPVPVKAAAELLGLCNGSVRLPLAPLSEGNRQWLAHVLATCPHTAPLLANRLGEAA, encoded by the coding sequence ATGCTCGAGGGAACGTTCGTCGCACTCATCACGCCGTTCACGAGCGAAGGGATCGACGAGCGAGCGCTCGCTCGCCTCGTCGACTGGCTCATCGATCAGGGAGTCGACGGCCTCGTTCCGTGCGGGACGACCGGCGAGACACCCAGCCTCACCGAAGACGAGTGGCGGCGAGTCGCTACACTCGTCATCGAGCGCGCGGCGGGGCGCGTCCCGGTCATCGTCGGTACCGGCACCAACTCCACCACGACCTCGATCGCTCGGACGCGAGCGGCGCGGGAGCTGGGCGCTGACGCCGCGATGGTCGTGACGCCCTACTACAACAAGCCGCAACAAGAGGGACTCTTCCGGCACGTCGTCGCTATCGCGGACGCGGTCGACCTTCCGCTCGTCCTTTACAACGTCCCAGGCCGAACCGGCGTCAACCTCGCACCGGAGACCGCTCGGCGGATCGTCGAGCAAGCACCGGTCATCGCGATCAAGGAGTCGAGCGGATCGCTCGACCAGGTCAGCGAACTCGTCCTGGCACTCGGCGACCGTTGTGCGGTGCTGAGTGGTGACGACTCGCTGACGCTCCCCATCATCGCGGTCGGGGGCCGGGGAGTCATCTCGGTCGTCGCCAACGTCGCACCCCGAGCGATGTCGGACCTCGTCCGCGCTGCGCTGCGAGGAGATGTCGAGCGCGCTCGGGCACTCCACCACGAACTCTTCCCCTTGGCCCGGGCCTTGTTCCTCGAGACGAATCCTGTTCCCGTCAAGGCGGCTGCCGAACTGCTCGGGCTGTGCAACGGTTCCGTCCGGCTTCCGCTCGCTCCGTTGAGCGAAGGCAATCGCCAGTGGCTCGCGCATGTGCTGGCCACTTGTCCCCACACGGCACCACTGCTGGCCAATCGTCTCGGGGAGGCCGCCTGA
- a CDS encoding deoxyguanosinetriphosphate triphosphohydrolase, translating into MSTDSVASIRELLEAREEAWLHPAGTRSRGATRPRAEPECPFRTAFQRDRDRIIHSKAFRRLKHKTQVFIAPSGDHFRTRLTHTLEVTQIARTIGRALRLNEDLIEAIGLAHDLGHTPFGHTGERALAAVFPGFRHNEQSLRVVDRIERDGRGLNLTDPVRDGILRHSKTIESISSPVAGWPRTPEGQVVKISDGIAYINHDLDDALRAGVIRLEDVPRDILDTLGWTHGERIHRLVADVIATSQPLLDAPTSETAVVRLSPDMEDVANRLRRFLFERVYEPLNQLDSTRKAERIIQFLFEHFVRHPEEIPADFRSALTDEPVERIAADYVASMTDRFALACFEAIWVPRFWSFLG; encoded by the coding sequence CGACGCGCCCGCGGGCAGAACCGGAATGCCCCTTTCGCACCGCCTTCCAGCGTGACCGGGATCGGATCATCCACTCCAAAGCGTTCCGTCGCCTCAAACACAAGACGCAGGTCTTCATCGCACCGAGCGGTGACCACTTCCGCACTCGGCTCACGCATACGCTCGAGGTAACGCAGATCGCTCGCACGATCGGTCGCGCCTTACGTCTCAACGAGGATCTCATCGAAGCGATCGGACTCGCTCACGATCTGGGTCACACCCCATTCGGGCATACCGGGGAGCGGGCGCTCGCAGCTGTCTTCCCCGGCTTCCGCCATAACGAGCAGAGTTTGCGCGTTGTCGACCGGATCGAGCGGGACGGCCGAGGGCTGAATTTGACCGATCCGGTACGCGACGGTATCCTGCGCCACTCGAAGACGATCGAAAGCATCTCCAGTCCGGTCGCTGGCTGGCCGCGCACGCCCGAGGGGCAAGTCGTGAAGATCAGCGACGGCATCGCGTACATCAACCACGATCTCGACGACGCCCTCCGCGCCGGCGTCATCCGGCTCGAAGACGTGCCGCGGGACATCCTCGATACGCTCGGCTGGACACATGGTGAACGGATCCACCGCCTGGTGGCCGACGTCATCGCCACCTCCCAGCCACTGCTCGACGCACCTACCAGCGAAACAGCGGTTGTCAGGCTCTCTCCCGACATGGAAGACGTCGCCAATCGCCTGCGTCGCTTCCTCTTCGAGCGGGTCTACGAACCCCTCAACCAGCTGGACTCGACTCGGAAGGCCGAGCGGATCATCCAGTTCCTCTTCGAGCATTTCGTCCGCCACCCGGAGGAAATCCCGGCGGACTTCCGCTCAGCCCTGACCGATGAGCCGGTCGAGCGTATCGCTGCCGATTATGTTGCGAGCATGACCGACCGCTTCGCGCTGGCCTGCTTCGAAGCGATCTGGGTGCCGCGCTTCTGGTCGTTCCTCGGGTGA
- a CDS encoding LLM class flavin-dependent oxidoreductase codes for MRFGIHVGPQNTTIDELRRLWQFADEHGFDWFSVWDHFYARTSDRIPHFEAVPLLAAIACDTQRIRFGCMVFAVQFRNIGLLAKSIVTIDHLSGGRLEVGLGAGWHEPEYRAFGYPFLPDRERLDQLEEGIQALRRLLQEDAVTFEGRWIQLREARVLPKPVQPRLPLWIGGAGERRTARIAARHADGWNIPYVDPEGFQRKKAALEHWCTVEGRDPTTIRIAVQVGLYMAPEDDEGAVARLRERLAEQVGPQALQQPGWLVGGPTAVAEQLAAYREAGADWINLTVRPPVDFAALEAFVEHVMPAFR; via the coding sequence GTGCGGTTCGGGATCCATGTCGGCCCACAGAACACGACGATCGACGAGCTCCGCCGGCTGTGGCAGTTCGCCGACGAGCATGGTTTCGACTGGTTTTCCGTCTGGGACCATTTCTATGCACGCACGTCTGACCGTATCCCCCACTTCGAGGCCGTGCCTCTCCTCGCGGCGATCGCTTGCGACACGCAACGCATCCGCTTCGGGTGCATGGTCTTCGCCGTGCAGTTCCGGAATATCGGCCTTCTCGCGAAATCGATCGTGACGATCGACCACCTGAGTGGGGGACGACTCGAGGTCGGCCTCGGCGCCGGCTGGCACGAGCCGGAATACCGGGCTTTCGGCTACCCGTTCTTGCCGGACCGCGAACGGCTCGACCAGCTCGAAGAGGGGATCCAGGCGCTGCGCCGTCTCCTGCAAGAGGACGCTGTCACCTTCGAGGGGCGTTGGATCCAGCTCCGCGAGGCACGCGTCCTGCCCAAGCCGGTGCAGCCGCGGTTGCCGCTGTGGATAGGCGGCGCGGGGGAACGCCGCACGGCTCGTATCGCTGCCCGCCATGCCGACGGGTGGAACATCCCCTATGTCGATCCCGAAGGCTTTCAGCGCAAGAAGGCAGCGCTCGAGCACTGGTGTACCGTCGAGGGACGCGATCCGACCACGATCCGGATCGCCGTCCAGGTCGGCCTGTACATGGCACCGGAGGACGACGAAGGCGCGGTGGCCCGCCTGCGCGAACGGCTGGCCGAGCAAGTCGGGCCCCAGGCACTCCAGCAGCCAGGGTGGCTCGTCGGTGGCCCGACCGCGGTCGCCGAGCAGCTCGCAGCCTACCGCGAAGCCGGAGCCGACTGGATCAACCTGACCGTCCGGCCCCCGGTCGATTTCGCGGCGCTCGAAGCCTTCGTCGAGCACGTCATGCCCGCCTTTCGCTGA
- the selA gene encoding L-seryl-tRNA(Sec) selenium transferase, translating to MDRSSAGALDAERQRLLRSLPAVSTLCQHPAVRPFVDELGERAVVPVIQEVLAATRQTILTTGQAGDVLTALLRELEQLARPRLEPVINATGVVIHTNLGRAPVSEEAAQAMADAARRYTALEIELETGRRGGRMAEISRLLSLLTGAEAGLAVNNNAAAVLLVLSTFCAGRAVLVSRSQAVEIGGGFRIPDVLRQSGARLVEVGTTNRTYVRDYEAAISEETAAILSVHWSNFRIIGFTHQPSLEELAELAHAHGLLLIEDVGSGALLDTAQFGLAHEPTVQEAIAAGADLVCFSGDKLLGGPQAGLIVGRRSLIERLERHPLARAIRADKTALAGLATTLRHYVRGEAMEKIPVWRMIAAPVAALEERCRNWAAELAASVDCSVVATEATVGGGSLPGETLPSVALAIPAVSLQARYGLGLEEFARRLRLGRPPVIGRVEDERLMLDARTVLPEQDRVLVTAIRRALGIT from the coding sequence ATGGATCGCTCGTCAGCTGGTGCGCTCGATGCGGAGCGACAACGGCTGTTGCGCAGCCTTCCGGCGGTTTCGACGCTGTGCCAGCATCCCGCGGTGCGGCCGTTCGTGGACGAGCTCGGTGAGCGAGCAGTGGTGCCCGTGATCCAGGAAGTCCTCGCAGCGACTCGCCAGACGATCCTGACGACCGGGCAGGCCGGTGACGTGCTCACTGCTCTTCTCCGGGAGCTCGAGCAGCTGGCTCGACCCCGTCTCGAACCGGTGATCAATGCGACCGGTGTCGTGATCCATACCAATCTTGGCCGCGCACCGGTCAGTGAAGAAGCAGCGCAGGCTATGGCCGATGCTGCCCGGCGGTACACGGCGCTGGAAATCGAACTGGAAACCGGGCGGCGCGGTGGGCGAATGGCCGAGATCAGCCGCTTGCTCTCCCTCCTCACCGGTGCTGAAGCCGGGCTGGCTGTCAACAACAATGCTGCGGCCGTGCTGCTCGTGCTCAGCACCTTTTGTGCCGGTCGTGCTGTCTTGGTGTCGCGCAGCCAGGCAGTCGAGATCGGCGGCGGTTTCCGGATTCCGGACGTCCTGCGCCAGAGCGGTGCGCGACTGGTCGAGGTCGGCACCACCAACCGCACCTATGTTCGGGACTACGAGGCGGCGATCAGCGAAGAGACGGCAGCGATTCTCTCCGTCCACTGGAGCAATTTCCGGATCATCGGGTTCACGCACCAGCCGTCGCTCGAGGAACTGGCCGAGTTGGCCCACGCGCACGGCTTGCTCCTGATCGAGGATGTGGGGAGCGGTGCGCTGCTCGATACGGCACAGTTCGGGCTCGCGCACGAGCCGACCGTTCAGGAGGCGATCGCAGCTGGTGCCGACCTGGTCTGTTTTTCGGGCGACAAGCTTCTGGGTGGGCCGCAAGCGGGACTGATCGTCGGCCGGCGGTCGCTCATCGAGCGTCTCGAGCGGCACCCGCTCGCCCGGGCGATCCGTGCTGACAAGACGGCCCTCGCTGGGCTCGCCACAACGTTGCGGCACTACGTGCGCGGTGAAGCCATGGAGAAAATACCGGTCTGGCGCATGATCGCTGCACCCGTTGCGGCACTGGAAGAGCGATGCCGTAACTGGGCCGCGGAACTCGCTGCGTCGGTCGACTGTTCGGTCGTCGCGACCGAGGCGACGGTCGGGGGTGGGTCGCTTCCCGGCGAGACGCTGCCGAGCGTCGCTTTGGCGATCCCTGCGGTCAGTCTGCAGGCTCGCTACGGACTGGGGCTCGAGGAGTTCGCCCGGCGCCTTCGGCTCGGTCGTCCTCCGGTGATCGGTCGGGTGGAGGACGAGCGCCTCATGCTCGATGCCCGGACCGTGCTTCCCGAACAGGACAGGGTGCTCGTCACGGCGATCCGGCGCGCCCTCGGGATCACGTGA
- a CDS encoding glycosyltransferase, with protein MQTELERSRFFPKPAIERVAMISVHTSPLAQPGIGNAGGMNVYIRELSRHLAERGVEVDIFTRREDPATPAVVEPRRGVRVYTLDAGPAAPIAKDQLFCYLPAFVSELAYQVYRDRRSYDCIHAHYWLSGWAAYLLQRYWNIPFVQMFHTLAALKNAVSSGPLESVLRLQVEQGLARVADAIIAANPDERSTIEQQLGATAASVCTVPPGVDAEHFRPLDRAAARAVLGIEPGRPTALFVGRIDPIKGIDVLLRAWQRVVADLSHQRPLLLFLGGTFQTGSGAPRPDDALARVIAEAASLGLGETIRFVGSRPQEELPLFYNAADICLIPSLYESFGLVAVEAMACGTPVVASCVGGLRFSIEHEMSGLHVPPADPEAFAAATIRALTDHQLRSHLQVGARQAALRYSWHRVTTIVARVYERVARREALHPCCAGP; from the coding sequence GTGCAAACCGAACTGGAGCGGAGTCGGTTCTTTCCGAAGCCCGCTATCGAGCGGGTCGCGATGATCAGCGTCCACACGTCTCCCCTGGCACAGCCCGGAATCGGCAATGCTGGTGGCATGAACGTCTATATCCGCGAACTCAGCCGTCATCTCGCTGAACGCGGCGTCGAAGTCGACATCTTCACGCGACGCGAGGACCCTGCCACCCCGGCGGTCGTCGAGCCACGTCGCGGCGTGCGCGTCTACACGCTGGACGCCGGCCCCGCAGCTCCGATCGCCAAAGATCAACTGTTCTGTTATCTACCGGCCTTTGTCTCCGAGCTCGCCTACCAGGTCTACCGCGATCGGCGCTCGTACGACTGCATCCATGCGCATTACTGGCTTTCCGGTTGGGCTGCCTATCTCTTGCAGCGCTATTGGAACATCCCGTTCGTTCAGATGTTCCACACGCTCGCTGCCCTCAAGAACGCCGTCTCCTCTGGACCGCTCGAATCGGTCCTCCGACTCCAGGTCGAACAAGGGCTGGCTCGTGTCGCCGACGCGATCATCGCGGCGAATCCCGACGAGCGCTCGACGATCGAGCAGCAACTCGGGGCAACTGCTGCAAGCGTGTGCACCGTGCCACCCGGTGTCGACGCCGAACACTTTCGCCCGCTCGACCGCGCTGCTGCCCGCGCGGTGCTCGGCATCGAGCCAGGTCGACCGACTGCGCTCTTCGTCGGGCGTATCGACCCGATCAAAGGGATCGATGTGCTCCTGCGGGCCTGGCAGCGTGTCGTCGCAGATCTCTCGCACCAGCGGCCGCTCCTGCTGTTTCTCGGGGGAACATTCCAGACCGGTTCCGGCGCACCGCGACCGGACGACGCGCTCGCCCGCGTCATCGCTGAAGCAGCCAGCCTCGGTCTCGGCGAAACGATCCGATTCGTCGGGTCGCGGCCGCAAGAAGAACTCCCGCTCTTCTACAATGCTGCCGATATCTGTCTGATCCCCTCGTTGTACGAATCGTTCGGTTTGGTCGCCGTCGAAGCCATGGCCTGTGGCACACCGGTCGTGGCGAGCTGCGTCGGTGGGTTGCGATTCAGCATCGAGCACGAGATGTCCGGGTTGCACGTGCCACCAGCGGATCCCGAGGCGTTCGCAGCCGCAACGATCCGGGCACTGACCGACCACCAGCTCCGGTCGCACTTGCAGGTCGGGGCGCGACAGGCGGCGCTCCGGTACTCCTGGCACCGCGTCACGACGATCGTCGCCCGCGTCTACGAGCGCGTGGCCCGGCGCGAAGCATTGCACCCCTGTTGTGCTGGTCCGTGA
- a CDS encoding B3/4 domain-containing protein: protein MSRFRIAREVFERFPDYLVVVLVVEALDNQRAPEQARALLSESIAQAREQYGTRDPKDLPAIAVWRHAFRTLGWSASTYQSSVEALLRRTLKGNPPPSINPTVDLVNAASLRFLVPVGAHDLDTAPEGITVRPSEAGDRFLPLGEGEPEIPEPGEIVYAHDHEVRTRRWVWRQSRIGLVTPETRRVFVPIDAFHGVTADAALEAAEWLAAQFERLLGATIRRDLVDRARPEIVLER, encoded by the coding sequence ATGAGCCGGTTCCGGATCGCACGGGAGGTCTTCGAACGGTTTCCCGACTATCTCGTCGTGGTGCTCGTGGTCGAAGCGCTCGACAATCAGCGAGCGCCCGAGCAGGCACGGGCACTCCTCAGCGAGAGCATCGCGCAGGCACGCGAGCAGTACGGTACTCGCGATCCTAAAGATCTCCCGGCGATCGCTGTCTGGCGCCACGCGTTCCGCACCCTCGGTTGGTCGGCGAGCACCTACCAGAGTTCGGTCGAGGCGCTCCTGCGGCGGACGCTCAAAGGCAACCCGCCGCCGAGTATCAACCCAACCGTTGACCTCGTGAACGCTGCCTCGCTCCGTTTCCTCGTTCCGGTCGGTGCGCACGACCTCGACACAGCCCCGGAGGGAATCACCGTCCGGCCGAGCGAGGCCGGGGATCGCTTCCTCCCCCTCGGGGAGGGAGAACCGGAAATCCCCGAGCCCGGCGAGATCGTGTACGCCCACGACCACGAAGTGCGAACGCGCCGTTGGGTCTGGCGGCAGAGCCGGATCGGTCTCGTAACCCCCGAGACGCGACGGGTCTTCGTCCCGATCGATGCGTTCCACGGGGTCACAGCAGACGCTGCTCTGGAGGCTGCCGAGTGGCTCGCGGCACAGTTCGAGCGGCTCTTGGGGGCAACCATACGCCGTGACCTCGTCGACCGCGCTCGGCCTGAGATCGTGCTGGAGCGCTGA
- a CDS encoding SCO family protein, translating into MVRRIALVIVLLAATFSVVWSALAAPRVLPRLRVAPGFGLVDAAGNRVSSDDLRGQIVLVTFGPVRCDERCTEWSSRLAEALAGDTSGRSMRAIWIVTEPSDATRLATLQRELATSGFPWLVLGTSDERELELVLAGFRVPRQVSQHGTTVDPVLVVVDPVGIVRAEYRTAPTATVLQGDLAALAQEIRNSRGARRYLYEAAHLFTCNLGGA; encoded by the coding sequence ATGGTTCGCCGTATCGCGCTCGTCATCGTGTTGCTCGCCGCGACGTTTTCCGTCGTCTGGAGCGCGCTCGCCGCGCCGCGCGTCCTGCCGCGACTCCGGGTCGCACCCGGGTTCGGCCTGGTCGACGCAGCGGGAAATCGCGTCTCCAGCGACGACCTACGCGGGCAGATCGTGCTGGTCACCTTCGGACCGGTACGCTGCGACGAGCGCTGCACGGAGTGGAGCTCCCGCCTCGCCGAGGCGTTGGCAGGGGATACCAGCGGGCGCTCGATGCGAGCGATCTGGATCGTGACCGAACCGAGCGATGCCACACGCCTCGCGACGCTCCAGCGAGAACTCGCCACATCGGGTTTCCCCTGGCTCGTCCTCGGAACGAGTGATGAACGCGAACTGGAACTCGTTCTCGCTGGATTCCGGGTTCCCCGGCAGGTATCGCAGCACGGTACCACCGTCGACCCGGTGCTCGTCGTCGTCGATCCGGTCGGTATCGTCCGGGCCGAATACCGGACGGCTCCGACCGCGACGGTGCTTCAGGGTGACCTCGCGGCGCTGGCTCAGGAAATCCGGAACAGCCGAGGTGCGCGCCGGTACCTCTACGAAGCGGCCCATCTCTTCACCTGCAACCTCGGAGGAGCATGA